A single genomic interval of Bos indicus isolate NIAB-ARS_2022 breed Sahiwal x Tharparkar chromosome 5, NIAB-ARS_B.indTharparkar_mat_pri_1.0, whole genome shotgun sequence harbors:
- the LOC109558419 gene encoding olfactory receptor 10P22-like, whose translation MPSLLQLEPLLLPGCPLHSPFQSGLGDTRGGNGTAVTEFVLLGFSGYGSLWGPLFWGVLLVYLVTLLGNLLIILLTLADAARHVPMYFFLRHFSGLEILYTMTVVPRMLADLLSSCPTILRASCFTQMYFFSLFGITECGLFTAMAYDRYAAICRPLHYSTLLNPGACVCLVGACYLMGIITSTTYSILVFTLPFHGTNIIHHFLCDILPVLSLASASTFWGEVGNLVVTVAFILTPFSLIIVSYACILVTILGVATSQGRRKVFSTCSSHLFVVMLFFGTGIVAYMRLGAGSSQTRGQILALFYAVVTPMFNPFVYTLRNKEVTGAMRQLVKKYLWSP comes from the coding sequence ATGCCTTCCCTGCTGCAGCTGGAGCCTCTGTTGTTGCCAGGCTGCCCCCTTCACTCCCCCTTCCAGTCTGGCCTTGGGGACACGAGAGGTGGCAATGGCACAGCAGTGACTGAGTTTGTTTTGCTGGGGTTCTCAGGTTACGGTTCCCTCTGGGGCCCTCTGTTCTGGGGGGTGCTTCTGGTCTACCTGGTTACCCTGCTGGGCAACTTGCTGATCATCCTCCTCACCCTGGCCGACGCTGCCCGGCACGtgcccatgtacttcttcctgcgCCACTTCTCCGGGTTGGAGATACTCTACACCATGACTGTGGTCCCCAGGATGCTGGCcgacctcctctcctcctgccccaccaTCCTGCGAGCCAGCTGCTTTACCCAGATGTATTTCTTCTCACTGTTTGGCATCACTGAATGTGGCCTGTTCACtgccatggcctatgaccgctatgctGCCATCTGCCGGCCGCTGCATTATAGCACCCTGCTGAACCCGGGAGCCTGTGTGTGTCTGGTGGGTGCCTGCTACCTCATGGGCATCATCACCAGCACCACTTACTCCATCCTCGTCTTTACTTTGCCCTTCCACGGTACCAACATCATCCATCACTTCCTGTGTGACATCCTTCCTGTGCTGAGTCTGGCCAGCGCCAGCACCTTTTGGGGTGAAGTGGGCAATCTTGTCGTCACCGTAGCCTTTATTCTGACACCCTTCTCACTGATCATAGTGTCCTATGCCTGTATTCTTGTCACCATCCTGGGGGTCGCGACATCCCAGGGACGTCGAAAAGTCTTCTCTACCTGTTCCTCCCACCTATTTGTGGTCATGCTCTTTTTTGGGACGGGGATCGTTGCCTACATGAGGCTGGGGGCAggctcctcccagaccaggggccAGATCCTTGCCCTCTTCTACGCGGTTGTCACTCCCATGTTCAACCCTTTCGTCTACACTCTGAGGAACAAGGAGGTCACAGGGGCAATGAGGCAGCTTGTGAAGAAATACCTCTGGAGTCCTTGA
- the LOC109558728 gene encoding olfactory receptor 10P1-like yields MAKENQTLPEFLLLGFSDLRALQGPLFWGVLLVYLVTLLGNSLIILLTQASPTLHAPMYFFLRHLSLVELLYTTDIVPRTLADLAFPHPRAISFWSCAAQMYVFIVLGISECCLLTAMAYDRYAAICQPLHYSTLMSWRACMAMVGISWLMGIITATTHSSLIFTLPFPSRPVIPHFLCDILPVLRLASAGKHRSEVSVMMATVVFIMVPFSLIVTSYAHILSAILAMASTLSRRKVFSTCSSHLLVVFLFFGTASITYIRPRAGSSVTMNRILSLFYTVITPMLNPIIYTLRNKEVTRALWHVVKRQVPSP; encoded by the coding sequence ATGGCTAAAGAAAATCAGACTTTGCCTGAATTCCTCCTTCTGGGATTCTCCGACCTCAGGGCCCTGCAAGGCCCCCTGTTCTGGGGGGTGTTGCTGGTCTACCTGGTGACCTTGCTGGGTAACTCTCTGATCATCCTCCTCACACAGGCCAGCCCCACCCTACACGctcccatgtacttctttctGCGCCACCTCTCCCTGGTGGAGCTACTCTACACCACCGACATTGTGCCCAGGACACTGGCTGACCTGGCCTTCCCGCACCCCCGTGCCATCTCCTTCTGGAGCTGTGCAGCCCAGATGTATGTCTTCATTGTCCTGGGCATTTCAGAGTGCTGCCTGCTCACagccatggcctatgaccgctacgcTGCCATCTGCCAGCCCCTGCACTACTCCACCCTCATGAGCTGGCGGGCCTGCATGGCCATGGTGGGCATCTCCTGGCTCATGGGCATCATCACAGCCACCACCCATTCCTCCCTCATCTTCACCCTGCCTTTCCCCAGCCGCCCAGTCATCCCTCACTTCCTCTGCGACATTCTGCCAGTACTGAGATTGGCAAGTGCTGGGAAGCACAGGAGCGAGGTCTCTGTGATGATGGCCACTGTGGTCTTCATCATGGTCCCCTTCTCTCTGATTGTCACCTCTTATGCCCACATCCTGAGTGCCATCCTGGCAATGGCCTCCACCCTGAGCCGCCGAAAGGTCTTTTCCACTTGTTCTTCCCACCTGCTCGTGGTCTTCCTCTTCTTTGGAACGGCCAGCATCACCTACATCCGGCCccgggcaggctcctctgtcaccaTGAACCGCATCCTCAGCCTGTTCTACACGGTCatcacacccatgctgaaccccaTCATCTATACCCTTCGGAACAAGGAGGTGACAAgagccctgtggcatgtggtgAAGAGGCAGGTCCCCTCACCCTGA